One stretch of Pseudomonas sp. NC02 DNA includes these proteins:
- a CDS encoding tetratricopeptide repeat protein produces MIALWPHWFRPWWLLLLPLLGWLLWQLWHRQKRAGRWQMILPPAFHAALLSGGNGRESKSPWVVLGIAWLLAVLALLGPSWERVEQSSQKPADPLVVLLELTPEMLATDSPPSRLEQARRKLFDLLQARSDAQTAIVVYAGSAHTLVPLSDDLATSHNLLEALRPSIMPEPGHRADLAVEKALSLLKHGGLGQGRLLLIGSSLSKQERQGIRLQLQGNQAPSLSILGIGSREGTPVTQESGEFLKDAQGAILVPRLDSPTLKAFASEMGGLYRQARLDDKDLRHLGMLDGPQSLRNDGQLLHLDTWADQGYWLLLPLLLLAACAGRRGWLFFLPLLLLGAPQPSYAFDFQDLWLRPDQQGQLLLKKKRPAEAAGHFEDPQWQGVALYEAGNYAEAAKRFAEGSDAYSHYNRGNALAKSGELEAAIDAYEQALEAQPDLQPALKNKALVESLMQQEPEKTEPAKPAKNEDDETTQPGQTAQPGASSQTATGGEQTSQGQGQPGATDTQTGATPHAGSNEVPGSELGDEQTTTPPLRPVDGTLEGEQRQALEQWLRQIPDNPGELLRRKFWYEQQQHQDKTR; encoded by the coding sequence ATGATCGCCCTGTGGCCGCACTGGTTCCGTCCCTGGTGGCTGTTGCTGCTGCCGCTGCTCGGCTGGTTGCTGTGGCAGTTGTGGCACCGCCAGAAACGCGCCGGGCGCTGGCAGATGATTCTGCCGCCGGCCTTCCACGCCGCGTTGCTCAGTGGCGGCAATGGTCGGGAGAGCAAATCGCCGTGGGTGGTGCTCGGCATCGCCTGGCTGCTGGCCGTGCTGGCGTTGCTGGGGCCGAGCTGGGAACGCGTCGAACAGTCCAGCCAGAAGCCCGCCGACCCGCTGGTGGTGCTGCTGGAACTGACCCCGGAAATGCTCGCCACCGACAGCCCGCCCAGCCGCCTCGAACAGGCACGGCGCAAGCTGTTCGACCTGCTTCAGGCCCGCAGCGATGCGCAGACTGCCATCGTGGTCTACGCCGGCAGCGCGCACACGCTGGTGCCGCTGTCCGACGACCTGGCCACCAGCCATAACCTGCTCGAAGCCCTGCGCCCCTCGATCATGCCCGAGCCCGGCCACCGCGCAGACCTGGCGGTGGAAAAAGCCCTGAGCCTGCTCAAGCATGGCGGCCTCGGCCAGGGCCGACTGCTGCTGATCGGATCGTCCCTGTCCAAGCAGGAGCGCCAGGGGATCCGCCTGCAGCTGCAAGGCAACCAGGCGCCGAGCCTGTCGATCCTCGGCATTGGCAGCCGCGAAGGCACGCCGGTGACCCAGGAAAGCGGCGAGTTCCTCAAGGACGCCCAGGGCGCGATCCTCGTGCCGCGCCTGGACAGCCCGACCCTCAAGGCCTTCGCCAGCGAAATGGGCGGCCTCTACCGCCAGGCACGCCTGGACGACAAGGACCTGCGCCACCTCGGGATGCTGGACGGCCCGCAAAGCCTGCGCAATGACGGCCAACTGCTGCACCTCGACACCTGGGCCGACCAGGGTTACTGGCTGCTCTTACCGCTATTGCTGCTGGCCGCCTGCGCCGGGCGCCGTGGCTGGCTGTTCTTCCTGCCGTTGCTGCTGTTGGGCGCGCCGCAGCCCAGCTATGCCTTCGACTTCCAGGACCTGTGGCTGCGCCCCGACCAACAGGGCCAACTGCTGCTGAAGAAAAAACGCCCAGCCGAAGCAGCCGGACATTTCGAAGACCCGCAATGGCAAGGCGTCGCACTGTATGAAGCGGGCAACTATGCCGAAGCCGCCAAGCGGTTTGCCGAAGGCAGCGACGCCTACTCCCACTACAATCGGGGCAATGCCCTGGCCAAAAGCGGCGAGCTGGAAGCGGCGATCGATGCCTACGAACAAGCCCTCGAAGCCCAGCCAGACTTGCAGCCGGCGCTGAAGAACAAGGCGCTGGTGGAAAGCCTGATGCAACAGGAACCGGAAAAAACCGAGCCGGCCAAGCCTGCAAAAAACGAGGATGACGAAACCACCCAACCCGGCCAGACTGCGCAACCGGGCGCCAGCAGCCAGACCGCCACCGGTGGCGAGCAGACGTCCCAAGGCCAGGGCCAGCCCGGCGCGACCGACACGCAAACCGGGGCCACGCCCCACGCTGGCAGCAACGAGGTACCCGGCAGCGAGTTGGGTGATGAACAAACCACCACCCCGCCCCTGCGCCCGGTCGACGGCACGCTTGAAGGCGAGCAGCGCCAGGCCCTGGAACAATGGCTGCGGCAGATCCCGGACAACCCCGGCGAGCTGCTGCGACGCAAATTCTGGTACGAACAGCAACAACATCAGGACAAGACTCGATGA
- a CDS encoding VWA domain-containing protein — MFEFAWPWIFALLPLPWLLRLILPVADSGEPALKVSFLSDLEGLARRRARVNLPGWRQQAPFVFLWLLLLAAAARPEWLGEPLPIAASGRDLLVAVDVSGSMDFPDMQWQDEDVSRLSLVKHLLGDFLEGREGDRVGLILFGSQAYLQAPLTFDRRTVRTWLDEARIGIAGKNTAIGDAIGLALKRLRQRPAQSRVLILVTDGANNAGEIDPLTAARLAAEEGVKIYPIGIGADPEQTGSLGILGVNPSLDLDEPALKAIAEATGGRYFRARDGNELLKIKETLDQLEPVAQQPTQARPAQALYSAPLALALILSMLLVIQERWPDNALQRLFSKLSSKGRFLQPNPEWRERLKRLRLRRRR, encoded by the coding sequence ATGTTTGAGTTCGCCTGGCCGTGGATCTTTGCCCTGTTGCCATTGCCCTGGTTGCTGCGCCTCATCCTGCCGGTGGCCGACAGCGGCGAGCCGGCGCTGAAAGTCAGTTTCCTCAGCGACCTCGAAGGCCTGGCCCGCCGCCGCGCGCGGGTCAACCTGCCGGGCTGGCGCCAGCAAGCACCGTTCGTATTCCTGTGGCTGCTGCTGTTGGCCGCCGCCGCCCGCCCGGAGTGGCTGGGCGAGCCGCTGCCGATTGCCGCCAGCGGCCGCGATTTGCTGGTGGCGGTGGACGTTTCCGGCTCGATGGACTTTCCCGACATGCAATGGCAGGACGAGGACGTCAGCCGCCTGAGCCTGGTCAAGCACCTGCTGGGAGATTTCCTGGAGGGCCGCGAAGGTGATCGCGTGGGATTGATCCTGTTCGGCAGCCAGGCCTATCTGCAAGCGCCGCTGACCTTTGACCGGCGCACCGTGCGCACCTGGCTGGATGAGGCGCGGATTGGCATCGCCGGTAAAAACACCGCGATTGGCGACGCCATCGGCCTGGCCCTCAAGCGCCTGCGCCAGCGTCCGGCGCAAAGCCGGGTGCTGATCCTGGTCACCGACGGCGCCAACAATGCCGGCGAAATCGACCCGCTGACCGCCGCCCGCCTGGCCGCCGAAGAAGGGGTGAAAATCTACCCGATCGGCATCGGCGCAGACCCCGAGCAAACCGGCTCCCTGGGCATCCTCGGCGTCAACCCGAGCCTCGACCTCGACGAACCGGCCCTCAAGGCCATCGCCGAGGCCACCGGCGGCCGCTACTTCCGCGCCCGCGACGGCAACGAACTGCTGAAGATCAAGGAAACCCTCGACCAGCTCGAACCCGTGGCCCAGCAACCCACCCAGGCCCGCCCCGCCCAGGCGCTGTACAGCGCGCCGCTGGCGTTGGCGCTGATCCTCAGCATGCTGCTGGTGATCCAGGAACGCTGGCCGGATAACGCCCTGCAACGCCTGTTCAGCAAACTCTCAAGCAAGGGCCGTTTCCTGCAACCCAATCCTGAATGGCGTGAACGCCTCAAACGCTTGCGTTTGCGGAGGCGTCGATGA